In the Mastacembelus armatus chromosome 2, fMasArm1.2, whole genome shotgun sequence genome, one interval contains:
- the hpxb gene encoding hemopexin — protein MELFTKTLFLCLALAFTNGAPTDPEHSTAGGAPHAAMPDRCEGIEFDAITLDRQGNTLFFKGCHLWKGFHGSVQLSNESFKELDDVHHLGHVDAAFRMHNKEDLEDHDHVYFFQDDKVFKYDNDTLEDGYPKEIQQDFPGVPSHLDAAVECPKGECITDSVLFFKGKDVYVYDTATKKLKTKTWSHLPVCTSALRWAEHYYCFHGHNFTRFNPITGEVSGTYPKDARNYFMKCDSFGHGSQYKTPKCSEVKLDAITTDDSGRTYFFKDLIYMRLDTQHEGLHAFPIVRAWKEMTNGVDAVFSVTDKIYLIKGDQVYIYKTTAQYTLIEGYPKSLKEELGIEGHVDAAFVCPNEHTVHIIQGQTIRDVDLNATPRVVTRELPLPFPHIDAALCRPQGVDVFEGSQYYHYENVLKMAMSRMAPVPLDITPAMMGCIE, from the exons ATGGAGCTGTTCACCAAAACTCTGTTTCTGTGCTTAGCACTTGCCTTCACTAATGGTGCACCTAC GGACCCAGAACATTCAACAGCAGGTG GAGCTCCCCATGCTGCCATGCCAGACAGGTGTGAAGGTATTGAGTTTGATGCCATCACTCTTGACAGGCAGGGAAACACTTTATTCTTCAAAG GTTGCCACCTGTGGAAGGGCTTCCATGGTTCAGTTCAGCTCTCAAATGAGTCATTCAAGGAGCTGGATGACGTCCATCATCTTGGCCATGTTGATGCTGCCTTCCGCATGCACAACAAAGAGGACCTGGAAGACCATGACCACGTCTATTTCTTCCAG GATGACAAGGTGTTCAAGTATGACAATGACACTCTGGAGGATGGCTATCCAAAAGAAATCCAACAAGACTTCCCAGGAGTCCCCTCTCACCTGGATGCCGCTGTTGAGTGTCCCAAAGGAGAGTGCATAACTGACTCAGTTCTATTCTTCAAGG GAAAGGATGTGTATGTTTATGACACTGCCACAAAGAAACTAAAGACCAAGACGTGGTCCCACCTGCCTGTCTGCACCTCTGCTTTACGATGGGCCGAGCACTACTACTGTTTCCATGGACACAACTTCACCAGGTTCAACCCGATAACCGGAGAAGTGAGTGGCACCTACCCCAAAGACGCCCGCAATTACTTCATGAAGTGTGACAGTTTTG GTCATGGAAGTCAATATAAAACCCCTAAATGCAGTGAGGTCAAACTGGATGCCATCACCACTGATGATTCAGGCAGAACATATTTCTTTAAAG ATTTAATCTACATGCGTCTGGACACCCAACATGAAGGCCTCCATGCCTTTCCAATCGTCAGGGCATGGAAGGAGATGACTAATGGGGTGGAtgctgtcttctctgtcactgACAAAATCTACTTGATTAAG GGTGATCAGGTTTACATCTATAAAACAACTGCTCAGTACACCCTGATTGAAGGCTACCCTAAATCCCTGAAGGAGGAACTCGGCATTGAAGGACATGTGGATGCTGCTTTTGTGTGTCCCAATGAACACACAGTTCATATAATCCAAG GGCAAACAATACGTGACGTCGACCTCAATGCCACACCCAGGGTAGTGACCCGAGAGCTGCCCCTGCCCTTCCCTCACATTGATGCTGCTCTGTGCCGTCCACAGGGAGTTGACGTGTTCGAGGGCTCTCAGTATTACCACTACGAGAATGTCCTGAAAATGGCCATGAGCAGAATGGCCCCTGTGCCTCTGGATATCACCCCAGCAATGATGGGATGTATAGAATAG